From the genome of uncultured Bacteroides sp.:
TTCCTCGTCGTATCACTGGTACTTCTTTGAAGTTCCAACGTAGAATTGCGCAAGCAGTTAAGAGAGCACGTCACTTGGCGTTATTACCATATGTAACTGATATGATGAAATAATAAGGAGGAATAGTATGGAAATTATATTGAAAGAAGATATCGTAAATTTGGGTTATAAGAACGACATCGTAACTGTTAAAGACGGTTATGGACGTAACTTCCTTATTCCTGCAGGAAAAGCAGTTATTGCTACTCCATCGGCTAAGAAAATGTTAGCTGAAGATTTGAAGCAACGTGCACACAAACTAGAGAAGATTAAGAATGACGCAGTAGAACTTGCTGCTAAACTTGATGGTGTGTCTCTTACAATTGCAACTAAAGTTAGCTCAACAGGTACTATTTTTGGTTCTGTTTCTAACATTCAGATTGCAGATGCATTAACTAAGCTTGGCTTCGA
Proteins encoded in this window:
- the rplI gene encoding 50S ribosomal protein L9 yields the protein MEIILKEDIVNLGYKNDIVTVKDGYGRNFLIPAGKAVIATPSAKKMLAEDLKQRAHKLEKIKNDAVELAAKLDGVSLTIATKVSSTGTIFGSVSNIQIADALTKLGFEIDRKTIVVKDAVKEVGSYKAVVKLHKEVSVEIPFEVVAE